The sequence below is a genomic window from Desulfomonile tiedjei.
AAGATACTTCGGCCGGGGCCCATCGTCATCCGTCGGCACGGTGGCCCATTTCTGACCTGTGGGAAAGCCCGCTCCACCCCGACCACGCAGGTTGGCTGCCGATACCAGGTCTACGATCTCTTTCGGCGCCATTGTTTTCAGGGCCTTATGGACCGCCTGATAGCCGCCCGCTTTCTCGTAATCCTTGATATGAAGGGGCTCCATGCCATCGCGGATGTTCTTGGTTAGAGGTCGTTCCATTGTTTCGGCCCCCTACTCGTACCGCTCAAGGATTTCATCGAATTTCTGTGGCGTCAGGTCTTCGTGAAGGTCGTCGTCGATCATCAAAGCCGGCGCATGATGGCAGGCTCCAAGGCACTGTATCGGTAATAGCGTGAAGCGACCGTCGGGGGTTGTTTCGCCCGGGTTGATGCCGAGGCGGCCCTGCATATGTTCCAAGAGGCCTTCGTATCCCATGATCCAGCACGAAACGCTGTCGCATATCCAGATAACGTGTCTCCCTACAGGTTTTCGGAATAGATGATTATAGAATGTGGCAACGCCGTCCAGTTCGTCCGGAGACATCTCCAAATAGGCTGCCAATTCGCGGATGGACTCGTCAGACAACCACCCTCGGTGCCTTTGGAGCACCATCAATGCTTCAATGGATGCTCCGCGGGGGGTGGGGCAATGCTCGCGGATATAGGATTCAATTTCCCGCTTAATTTCTTCGCTCAGCATAATCCGGTCCTTGACGACAATGGAATTAATGGAACATCAAGTCTGTTCTGCAATTGGTCTTCGCGTGTGGTCAATTCTGCCTTAGCTTCCGGATGAGAAGCGAACTTCACTTGGCAAGCCGTCCAAGAATTTCGGAGAATACCTCATCACCAGGAATTGCTTTGACTTTTCCGGAACGAAGCTCCTGAAGCCTTCTCTTTGCCACTTCCGTCCACTTGGCATCAATGGCGGTATTAGGGGCATTGAGGCTACGCAGAAGTGAATCAGCGATAAGCGCCCTTTCCTCAACAGGAAGAGAAAGGGCTTCTTCAATAAGCTTTCTCGTCGTCATTGTGCTTGAACTCCCATATTTGATGAATTGAATCTCGATTCCACATGACTGGACTAGCACTGTGCCAGCGCTGCCAACGTGGTGGCCCACACCTGAGAGCTATGGGACCGTCCTTGTCAAGTCGAGCGTTATGCGACGTCCTGCATCTTGTTGGCGAAGTCGCGACCAGCCGTCGACGGTGGAAGAGGCTTTCCGTCCGCTCGGTACAAAGCGATGGCTTCCTCGACGATCTCGCACAGTTCGGCAAACACCTCTTTCTCATCGGGACCGTGACAACCACCCAGGATCAAACCCGGTGCGCTTCCCACATAACACTGGTCCTCATCGGACCACTCCACGATTTTTGCGTACTTAGCACTGTCTTTC
It includes:
- the nuoE gene encoding NADH-quinone oxidoreductase subunit NuoE is translated as MLSEEIKREIESYIREHCPTPRGASIEALMVLQRHRGWLSDESIRELAAYLEMSPDELDGVATFYNHLFRKPVGRHVIWICDSVSCWIMGYEGLLEHMQGRLGINPGETTPDGRFTLLPIQCLGACHHAPALMIDDDLHEDLTPQKFDEILERYE
- a CDS encoding addiction module protein, whose protein sequence is MTTRKLIEEALSLPVEERALIADSLLRSLNAPNTAIDAKWTEVAKRRLQELRSGKVKAIPGDEVFSEILGRLAK